Sequence from the Solea senegalensis isolate Sse05_10M linkage group LG1, IFAPA_SoseM_1, whole genome shotgun sequence genome:
TGCAAACCAAGGCTTTTGACTGAGTTACTGTCAAGGCCAGCTGAAATTGATTTGGGCTTGATCAGAGTCTCTTTAATTGACGGCAGGTGTGAACCCAAGAAGACTGAATGTTGAAATTAAACCAAAAAGGAGCTTCAGCAAAGTATGAATTTAAGGGTGTGCAGCCAGCTTATTGTAGGTTTCTTACAGATAcggatttgtttgtttatcaatGTGAATTGTACAGGTCATAGGTCACATTAAAGgtgtgtgtataatgtacaTATAAGAATGCAGCAAACGTACCACTGGAGTTGGTGGTGACGGAGGAGCTTCGAGAGGTGGAGAAAGCAGCTGAGGTGATCCCCGTGTTCAGAGACGTGTTCCTGTTGTTTTGCGTGGCCGTTCGACTCCAGTctgcacaaaaacatttatgaagACGTGTTTTgtacaaaacagacacaatccCCCACCTTTTCATGATggtttttagtttgtttattcACCACTTTATTCACGTTATACCTTGCTTGaagatttcagcttcttatatcaGTTTATTTGCGCTTATTTTTGTTGATTGTATAAAACATATGCCGAATTAGTCAAATAGTGAGGAAAAGGTCTCACCTGAGTTTTCAGCCAATCGCAGTCTCCCACAGCAGAGGTAAGTCCTCCACTGCCTGCGCACCGTCTCCTTCATCGCACAGTGGAAGACAAAGATCAGGAAACCTGCACGGGACAAATACAAATGGTCAGAAACACACGTCATGTGGTACGAACATGAGTCACTTTTCAGATTCAAACGCAGCAGACTCATTCGCGTGTGACCTTGAAAAGAGTTGAAAATGGTGAAGAGGTAAACGAAGGCGATGTAGGCGGGTCCCCAGGCGAAGAGGGCGAAGCCCCACGTGAGGCCGAGCAGAACCACGAGGCCGGTGACGCTGCGCACGTCGGCCAGCAGACCCCGGTTCGCCGGCTGGTTGTGAGGGTTCTGCCTCTTGACTCGGTGCAACTGGACCATGACGACGACGAAGACCACGAAGCACACGACAAAGATCAGGAGGAAGTACGCCACCACGCCCACATAGAAGGCGATGTCGTTGCGCAGCCAGCAGCTACAGGAGCAGAAAGGGGACAATGTTCATATATCCAAAGACACTTTTCCTCGCACAGATTTGAAAAcgtgccaggagccgtttcggcccctgccattcgtggctcgggcccaaattaaaaaatttaaatgcattATAGTCGAGTTTCGAATGTCCAATGATAAATCATGTATATGAACATAAATCTGTATTAATATAATAGTAAATAAGATTGAAATGTCACTTACAAGTCATCTGAGGTGCCATCTGTGTATCGTCCATATGTGACCACACCGTAGTTGTCTTTATTAACGGCTATTATGATGATCACAATGAGGAGAGGAATACCTAGAAACACCAGCAGATACATcacactatatatacatatatatatatatatgtacacacacaaactagccGTATTGATTTAACACTAACTACATGACGAACAAATGGTTTTTAGCACCTACCCCAGCCCATCAGCGAGAACTTGAGCATGTATCTGCTCATGTAAGGTGTGAAGACTTGGACGATGGTCAGGTACATGTGCACCGCCTCCAGTCCCGTCCAGGTGAACGTCGTCAGCAGGAAGTAGTGCAGAAAGAAGGCGGTGCTTATGCACAGCCCGACTGCCGGGTACAGCGCCAGCCAGCCGTCCAGTAGGAAGACGAGGTTGAGGAGTAAGTGGGACATGCAGAGCTGGACCAGGATCTTGGACGGAATGTCTCGGAGCAATTTACTGGACAAGGACAGTAAATTGTTCTTACTTTCTCAATTTAAAGCactataacatttttttctgtgatgaagTAATAAAAAGAGATATTTGTTTCTTACTCAAATAGAAGGTACGTCAGCAAAGTGAAGGCGAGAAAAATGGCGGAGATTCCACAACCGATGTAGGTGATGAAAGTGAGGATTTGTGCATGCTCGCGGCTAAGGATTCCTTCTCTGGGTAAATCCTGTGACACAAATTTACAAACagtcaacacatttttatacaactGTGGAAAGACATTTCAGTTAATTCAATAAACAATGTTGTAACTGACCAGCAATATTGCAAATGAAGTCAGGTGGTTGCAGCTGCAGACGGTTTCCTCCTCTGTGGCGCTGATAACAAAACACCCGGCGGCGCTCCAGCCTCCTTTGTCACCTGAACAATAAAATATTGGCCCCCGAAATTCTCAAAACGGGGATATTCATACGCAAGGCAAAACTCTGCGTTTACACAACTTCACGTGTCACGGACTCACCGTTCAGAGAGAAGTCCCAAAACACGCAGGAGGCCGAGTAgttttcctgaaaaaaaaaagtaggtttATTTTCAAATGGAACGGAAGAAAACTTTATATGaagaaaagtgtttaaaattTATTAAGACCAGTAAGGCTACTAAATGTcttactttttttcccttttctgcaCAAATTAATCAATTTAAAGAATAATTCAAAGTTAATTTTTAAGTGCAAACTCACCGGTACTGGGTCGATGTTCCGGATGGTAAACTGTACGTCCTCAGACAAGTTGCTTATCGACAAATTGTAGACACTGGAGCCCAGAACTGGACCGACAAGGGTCGTGTTCTCCAGCGATTCATCctgcatgaaaaaaaaggaaagtttaaaaagaaaggttGAATCTCATCAGAGAAAACTTGAGGGGACACTTATTTGCCACCACACAATTCATACATACGACAATGCAAATAATTATATCAAACTGACAGCTGCTGAGACAAAAGACCTTCTTAAATCCAAAAAGTGCATTGATGGAAcggaatcattttttttgttttatccttgttcatttatttcagtaattACTTCGATCATCAAGATTTCCATCAAAAAAGACGTGTGTAAAACGTTCTTGCAAATGTCAAAGGATCTGAATTTTCTCAAATTCTTAAGCCAACAGAGTTGATTGAGTCAAGTGCAGATCCTTAGTCTGAAATTCAACAGAAATTCCATACCTGGAAAAGGGTATTTTTGGTGTAGAAAGTGAACTGGACCCTGCTGGCCTTTTTTTGCTGCTCAGGACTAAGACCTGAGGTAAGGGTGGACGGCAAGAACACGGACCCCAGAGCAGGAGAATCTGACCTCTTTACCCGGCTCCTGCTGTGATCATGGAGCTGTAAAAACCAAAATGTTAGCAATTGGTTACTGTAATAGTTCGTTAGGTAAGGTAAGGTATCTAAATTTGAGTCTTCAGGTGTAAGATCTTGTCATATTTCTCTACTACCTGGACATTATCGGTGTCGAAGATGTCGACAGATGTTGCTGGAAAATTGGTATTGTCCACTGTCATGACGGCCAGAACCAGTGACTCTGTAGAGAGGACCACTCTGTCTCCAGATGCTCTGACTCCAGAGGCTTTGGCTCCAGACACAACCAGCTTCACACCCACAATATCCACTATTTCAATCAATCTGTCAACAGGAAACAGTAAAACCACTCCAGTTATGTGAATATACTGTGTTAAATGGATGTAGTAGGTGGCCCTGTGAACTTTACCTGTTAGCAAAGGAAGAAAGAACTGCTGGGTCTCCTTCCAATAGGTTGCTGATAATGTTGAGGACTTTTTGTCCCACTGACTGAGAGATAGTGGGGCCATCTATTAGCTTCTCCAAATCCCAAACCAAATCCGCCACCTGGAACATCCATTTAATTTCAGACCTTACCTCCAAAAATGCCATGTTTACAATTCAAAAGAACAGACAATTTCACTAAACTTTTCTGGTTTCCCAATTAACCTTAATGGGGTTTATTTCTGTATGAGATGAAGGAAATTGGTGGAGCTTTACCCGAGTGGATGTCAGCTGTGACACGTCCTGTGTTTGGTCCAGCAGCTCATCTGCTAGCGTTTCTAGTTCCTCTTGGGATAAAGTTGTCCCTGCAACTGTTGTAACAGAAGTCCCTGTGCCTTGGATGAGAGTGAGGAAAttgtaaacaaaccaaaaataaagcACTATCACCACAATGTCCCATTCAAATGAGTATTTCTGTACATTCTTCATTAATTGCTCAACCCTCAAACCATACAAAATTACTGATCAAACTAAAAGAAGCTTCAGTCAGATAAGATATAGTAAATACtgaaataacatttacataccgatcactgttgttgctgtggtttTCGTAGTGATGGTAGATGTTGTGGATGCCTCAGGAGACCTGGTTGCAGTTGTCCTGGTGGTGGTAGCAGTTGTGCCAGTTGTTGTAGATGTTGCGGACACCTCAGCAGTAGTGGTGTTCATATCAGGTCCTACCATTGTAGTAGTGGTAATAGTGGTGGTTGCGGTTGTAGCAGAAGCATTAGCGGCTGTAGATGTAAAATTAACTCTCGGGTCGGTAGTCGTAAGTGTGGAGTTGGTGGATAATCTGCTTGTGGTTGTACTCTGGTTGAAGCTGACTCCAGATGTTACATTGCCACTGGCAGCTGTGGAGGCACTGGTGTCATTGTTGGTGGATGTTGTGGCACTGTGGGTCCCACTAGGAGTAGTGTGATTTGTGGTTTGGTTGTTTAGCGGGGCTGTTGTTGGTTTTGTGGTGTTGTTGCCAAAAGAAGTCATGTATGTTGTTGCATTATTTACAGTTACATTGGCCCAAGagacagtagtagtagtagacacagttgtgtttttgtaaagagctgttgtgttctgttgtgttgtccTGGTGGATGCAGCAGTTACTGTAATTGTCGTATTCTCAACCATTGTGTGGTTGCTAGAAACTGTAGTTACATTGTTCACTGTTGTGTAATTGGGAGAGACTGATGTGTAGTTGTTTGTAGCTGTTGTGTAATTATTTGTGACTGTTGTGTTCCTGTTGGTGGCTGCAGTTACATTGTTCGCTGTTATGTAATTGGCTGAAGTGGCCGTGTAATTATTTGTGGCTGTTGTGTAATTACTGGTGACTGTGGGTATATTATATCCTGTTGAGTTACTGTAAGAGGGTGTTGTGTAATTGTTGGCAGCTGTAGTcacattgttgtttgttatgtAATTGGTAGATGTTGTGGTGTAATTTGTAGTGGCTGTAGTTACATTGTAATCTGTCATGTAAGTGGGAGGGGCTGTTGTGGAattgtttgtggttgttgtggaaTTGTTGGTGACTGCAGTTgtgttgttctctgttgtgaAATTATTGGCAGTTGTAGTCACGTTGTTGTTTGTTATGTAATTGGCAGAAGTGGCTGTGTAATTGTTGGTGACTATGGGTGTATTATATTCTGTGTAATTTTGACTGGCTGTAgttacattgttttttgttatgtaAGTGGGAGAGGCTGTTGTGTAATTTCTGGAGGCTGCAGTTgtgttgttctctgttgtgtaaTTGGGATAAGCTGTTGTGTAACTATTGGTGTCAGCAGTTGTGTGGTTCACTGTTGTGTAGTTGGGGGAGGCTGTTGTGTAATTGTTGGTGGCTGCAGTTgtgttgttctctgttgtgtaaTTGGGATAAGCTGTTGTGTAACTATTGGTGTCAGCAGTTGTGTGGTTCACTGTTGTGTAATTGGGAGAGGCTGTTGGGTTAATGTTGGTGGCTGCAGTTGTGTTGTTTCCACTTGTGTAATTGGGGGAGGCTGTTGTGTAATTGTTGGTGGCTGCAGTTGTGTTGTTCCCTGTTGTGAAATTGGGAGACGctgttgtgtaattgtgtgtgacTGTAGTGTAGTTGTTAGTGGCAGTTGTTGTGTTGCTCCCTGTTGTGAAATAGGGAGAGGCTGATGTGTAATTGCTGGTTGCTGCAGTTGTGTTGATTCCTGTTGTGTAATTGGGAGAGGCTGTTGTATAATTGTTGATCATTGCAGTTGTGTTGTTCCCCGTTGTGTAATTGGGAGATGCTGTTGTGTAATTGCTGGTTGCTGCAGTTGTGTTGTTCCCTGTTGTGTAATTGGGAGAGGCTGTTGTGTAATTGTTGGTTGCTGCAGATGTGTTGACTCCTGTTGTGTAATTGGGAGAGTCTGTTGTGTAATTGCTTATTACTGCAGTTGTGTTGCTCCCTGTTGTGTAATTGTTTGTGGCTGTAGTGTAATTGTTGGTGGCTGCAgtggtgttgttttctgttgtgtaaTTGGGAAAGGCTGTTGTTGAATTATTTGTGGcaattgtgttattattagtaattgTGGGTGCATTATATCCAGTGGTGTGATTGTTAGAAGCTGTAATTGCATTTTGTCTTGTTGTGTTCCTGTTGGAGGCTGTAGTGTAATTGTTCGTGGGTGCAGTTGTGTTATTATATGTTGTGTAATTGGGAGGGGCTGTTGTGTAATTGCTGGTGGCAGCAGTTgtgttgttctctgttgtgtaaTTGGGAAAGGCTGTTGTTGAATTGTTTGTGGCTGAATTAGTGTTGTTCCCTGTTTTGTAATTTGGAGAAGCTGTTGTATAATTGTTGGTCATTGCAGTTGTGTTGTTCCCTGTTGTGTAATTGGGAGATGCTGTTGTGTAATTGCTGGTTGCTGCAGTTGTGTTGATTCCTGTTGTGTAATTGCTGGTTGCTGcagttgtgttgctgttgtgtaaCTGGGAGAAGCTGTTGTGTAATTGCTTATTGCTGTAGTTGTGTTGCTCCCTGTTGTGTAATTGGGAGAGGCTGTTGTGTAATTGTTTGTGGCTGTTGTGTAATTGTTGGTGACTGCAGCTGTGGTGTTCCCTGTTGTGTCATTGTTAGAAGCTGTACTTACAATTTGTCTTGTTGTGTTCCTGTTAGAGGCTGTAGTGTAATTATTGCTTGCTGCAGTTGTGTTGTTCCCTGTTGTGTAATTGGGAGAGGCTGTTGTGGAATTGTTGTTGGCAGCAGTTGTGTTGTTCCCCTGTTGTGTTGGGGAGGCTGTTGTGGAATTGTTGGTGGCAGCAGTTGTGTTGTTCCCTGTTGTGTAATTGGGAGAGGCTGTTCTGGAattgtttgttgctgttgtgtaaTTATTAGTAATTGTGGGTGTATTATATcctgttgtgttattgttagAAGCTGTATTTGCAATTTGTCTTGTTGTGTTCCTGTTGGAGGCTGTAGAGTAATTGTTGGTGGCTGCAGTTGTGTTATTTAGTGTTGTGGAATTGGGAGAGGCTGTTGTGTAacggtttgtggctgttgtgtTCCTGGTCGTGGCTTCAGTTAgattgttctctgttgtgttatTGGGTGAGGTCGTTGTGAAATTGTTGGCAGCTGTAGTaacattgttgtttgttatgtAATTGCCTGAAGTGGTCATGTGGTTGTTTGTGGCTGTTGTGTAATTGCTTGTAACTGTAGGTGTATTATATCCAGTTGTTCGATTAATAGAGGCTGTAATTGGAATCTGTCCTGTTGTGTTCCTGTTGGAGGCTGTCGTGTAATTGTTGGTCACTGCAGTTGTATTGTTCCCTGTCGTGTCATTTGGTGATGATGTAGTGAAATTGAGGGCAGCTGTAGTcacattgttgtttgttatgtAATTGGCAGATGTTGTGGTGTAATCTGGAGGGGCTATAGTTACATTGTTATTTGTTATGTAATTGGGAGATGCTGTTGTGTAACTGTTGGTGAATGTTGGCGTATTATATCCTGTTGTATGATTGTTAGAGGCATTAGAGGTTATTACAATTTGTCTTGTTGTGTTCCTGTTGGTGGCTGCGGTTACATTGTTGTCCGTCATGTAATTGGGAGAAACTGTTGTGACATTGTTTGCAGCTGTAGTCATATTGCTTGTTACATAATTGGTAGATGTTGTGGTGTAATTGTTGGTGACTGTGGGTGTATCAAATcctgttgtgttattgttagAAGCTGTAATTGTAATGGgtgttgttgtgttactgtTGGAAGCCGTAGTCACAATGTTGTTTGTTATGTAATTGGTAGATGCCGTGGTGTAATTGTTAGTGGCTGTAGTTACGTTGCTCCCTGTTATGTAATTGGCTGAAGTGGTTGTGTAATTGTTTGTAACTGTGGGTGCATTATACCCTATTGTGTTCCTGTTGGAGGCTGTTGTGAAATTGTTGGCAGCTGTTGTCACATTGTTGTTTGCTGTGTAGTTGGATATGTTGGCGGCTGTAGTGTAATTGTCGGTGGCTGTAGTTATATTGTTCTCTGTTATGTCACTGGGGAAGGCTATTGTGAAATCGTCGGCAGCCGTAGTCAcattgttctctgttgtgtaaCTGATATTTGTGCTCACTGTTGTGCTGGCTGTTGTGACTGCACTGTTTCCACCTGAAGTgcagacaaaagacagacaatGGTACAGCAGCTGAGGCAGCAGCCATGAATTCAAGAGAACAGACATGGGTGTGGGTGGTTTGAGTACTCACCACTGCACGATCCCACCGCAGTCTGTGGATCTGGCCTGCTTGAGTTGAGGTCTAAGATGGAGCTAGTTGATGTACAGTAAGATTTGATACAATAAGTATGCATGCACACCAAAGTATACAGTGAATATCGGGACAAAACCAAAATCCTCACCATTCAAACATGGAGCTTGTGTCATTCTGACAGATGTTATCCAGAGACGATGTGAAACTACACCTCACAAAGTTGTTGCCAGAATTCAGGTCCTCACACAGATTTCGacctgtaacaaaacaaaacaacctgcTATGAGCTAACACTGAACATGTGTTCTTGTGTTAATTTAACTTTTACTACACTAGGAAGTCACACTGTCTCAACAGTGTCAGAGCCTTCTGCACAGTAGCcaatttattgttttactgtcttttattgtttgtacttttttatttgtcatgtcTGCATACAGCACTTGGACCAACTGTGTTGTCTCTAAAGAgctttataataaataaagttggattggattggactgGAATTCACAGTAGGAAAATTACAGTCGTAACTtgtcaaatgaatgatggctgaattccatttagcCTTCTCAGTTTCACAGTGCATGCTGGtttactgtcacactgtcatgacaagaactgaacagagccatccTTCATGTGTTCAGTTAAAGGAATACCGCACCAATTTGCATTttgctttgtattactagaataggggtagtattttttaaaagttgtgcttcccaacctcagtttcccccccGAGTCGAGAagtattttcattcttttttttgttacgtgcccactagtgacacttggtctgagccttaggtccgaggcttgaaactgcaacgctaattccgcactttttagacccactcgtaggggggcgggacctcattcccacaaTTTAAACCGcgtctttgctaacagttatgctaacaggaccaagtgtcaaaGAAGCCAAACGTAAATGACAAATAACACGAGataatgacagaaagtagtttTACGCAAAATAACAAAGTATCACAAACATGTTGATAATGACATTTAGAATCACATTTCAGCACCTAAGGAGGTGCATCTCATTTGGATCAGTGAGCCAATGAAAATGTAACATGTCGTTTGTATGTAAAGTCTGAAAGAGTCTACAACAATTAAGGACTTTACCTCGATGTATAATTAGAATTTTTATGTGAACACATAATATTTCATAGAATTGGTATTGGGGGAAAAAGTGTAATTCAGGAATCAGTATTAAAGTACAGATATTGATATGTATACAGAACTGAAAATTGGATGATTTCAGATTGCGCAAAAATGTACGGCGCGAGTCGAGGAAGGAGCTTGagtgaaattaaatgtttgtcacattctgtgcttttgtgctttacaaccctcttgtttgttttttttataaaagacCTTGACAGTGACAAATTAAATTCTAGTTAAAAGGGTGCcatcacgcacgcacacacacacacacacaggcttgtgcCTTCCTGCTGATGCTTTGCATATATGCACAGGTATGTTTGAATAAACGTCTGCGTCTGTTCATACTTAAATAACAGAGTCTTTGTGTTAAAGCCATATCCAGTTTTGTTGCATAATATATGCAATTTAAATGCTTTCAGTATAATAAATAAGAGTCTACAAAGCGCTTTAACAGACCGCCAAAAAAGCCAAACAAGacgacagacaaaaaaacaaacaaaggtaacaacaaagaatgaaaaaaaactataataataacactgGTAATAAAAgattagaataaataaaactcttAAAAAACAAAGGTTTAGAGCCGTAGGATATAACAACTAATATACGGGTCAAGAAAGgggtcaaaaataaataaaaagacatggtGTTTTATTAAGTGATTTGTTGATTATtaactgttgtattttattttataaattgtgTTAAATCCTCTTGGAAACAAGTAATCTGTCTCCCTGGGTTTTACCCtgacaaataaatgtgtctaaATGTACTGCTATATGCAGTATGTGGCTGTCGCACTTGTACTTGtaatatacttatatatatatactatactgtgttCTGCACGGTGACTGACTCACTGTAACAAACACTCACCAACTCTCTTCACTGCTCCAATGATTCCTATCCTCACACTTCCAGTTTGCTGCAGTGCAGAAACTGCGTCCTGCTGCATTTCACACGCTGAGGCGGCGCggctgagctgcagcagcacactgcAGGTCGTGTTCCTGGAAACATTAAGTTCACACACTCTGCTGTGAAGAGGTAAAAACTCTTACAGTGAagaataaagcaaataaataaatgaataaaagaaacacGCCGACGTCGATGTTACCTTATGCTTGTTTTGACGCTACAGGAAATCTCGACGACCTGCAAAGAGGACGAGAGGAAGCGTTGCAGTTACGGGAGACATAAAAAGGTGGGATCAACGTTTCCCGTTTTCCTGAAACATACTGACCACAACGCTTTGGACTTTCTGACAGAAATCTTGCCTCTCGGATGATGTAGTTAAATTTTGGCAGCTCAATGCTTGTGACACCTGAGTGGAAAGACGGaaagattcaattcaattcaattcattcagTGAagtttcttttgtctttcttaCGCCTCCACGTGACAAACCTGAGATTAAACTGCACAAACTGAGCTTTAACTGGAAGatatttgcattattattattatcagataACAGCGTAGCCACTTCTCCACTGGCGCTGCAGTTGGAAATTCTGCACATGGTGCttagaaaatgttttagtttgCTGGCTGCAATACCAAACTGTTAAGAGTTCCACTCACTGCAAAGtttcaaaatgaacacaaatgattGGTAACTTTTGAGTTTTGCTACAAGGAAAAATATGGTGGTTTCATCAGAGCTGGTGTTGTTTTGAAGCATTCAAGTAAATTCAGTGATTGCCCTGCCCTATAATAACTTTAGCATATTTAATTCTTTAAGCCGACAGAGATTTAAAGTGGATCTCCGTGTCAGTCTAAAACATTTGCCGAGCTGAATTTCAACATATTTCTGCTGCTATTCTGCTGTGTTATTTCTGGGTATCAGCCAGGGATGGGAACTATGACGCATGTACGCAGCATCAAGGAAAAGCTCGAGTCCAACTGAAGGTTCACATGCAGTAAGAGCTCGGTTCAGTGGCGGTTACTGGTCTGTTCTGCTCTCTGTTTTATAGAAAATGCTCCGTGTTTTTGGACCTTACTCCGGTGTCATGTATATTTctacgctgtcaatcaaaaggTTCCGCCTTTCATACAGTTTCTCCAGTCAACCCTGCCAGAGacgctgagcttccctggaagtaaTGATTGCGCCGGATTTCATCGCGGTGACAAAGAAACCTATTCTGGGCTGTCTCGTGTTCGATCAAAGCTTGAGCTTCTACCGAGTTTAATGCGCCGAATTTACGAGGAGAAAATCGTGTCCGACGATTCTGATTCGGAACAAACATTCATGTAGTTTATCGCCTTAGTTATGACATGTAAATACAGCGGTACATATTTAAGAGGAGCTTCCCTGTGCTGTCTTAAGTCGTGTTCACGCCAAGTGGAACGCTTCGTTACATGACAGTACGTATTTGTTTTGCAATAACCGACTGTTTCGGTATCCTTCCCTTGGCTTAAAATGGCACAGTCCAGTAactcccttgcgaccggtgtttcttcaacgcccgtGGTCTATTGTCATTTGTTTGACACTTTGTTGTGGGATGTcctctattgttgtctgttgtgttgctgtcatCACACCGGTACAACGTCTAGCTACATATCTCACCGACGCAGCCATCAGTCTACTCAGTAAAGGTCTATGATTTATGTCATGTAACGGTACTGAATGTTTCTTTCCAAAGCCAAAGTCCTGACGTGCAAAATGAGACACAATTAACGCCGCTACTGCTCTAGATTGTGTGAGCGAGTCATTGCCATCTCTGTTGCCagtgacacagtaaacaacGGAAAACTTGTTAACTGCCACTATGtcatttaattatattaaattataccAACAACACAAATGGGGACAGTCTGTGACAGCGAGGATGTGTCATCTATGTTTAGCAATTTCAATAGTTACCTGTTCAATTCAAAATTAATTCCAGGTGAATCATGGGGCTGGAATGTACCAGCATTTGAGGCAGGAATTGCAGACTGCTTTTACGAAATGTTTCCGTGCCAGAAAGACTCGTTTGTGACGGGTGGAACATTTAAAGTCATGTCAAAACAAAAGGGTGGTGAGAATTAATCAAACTTTTATTCTCACCTGGTTTTCCACTTCTGCTTCATGTACGTTCGCGCTGGTGTTGACGACGCGTATGAACATCCAAAAGAAAGCAGCTGGAGAAAGAAAGTGAACTTGACACCAATGTGAAAGATAAAAACCCATCATAATGGGACAAAGAAGTGACTATTTCTCACTGTTGTTGGAGCAGAGTTGGCTGACGTCACAGTTTATGAGGGAGGGATCTAAAGAAAAGACAACATATGAAAAGGGCAGATTCTTTTTTCACCA
This genomic interval carries:
- the adgrg2a gene encoding adhesion G-protein coupled receptor G6 isoform X4, with amino-acid sequence MTNNYTTASPNYKTGNNTNSATNNSTTAFPNYTTENNTTAATSNYTTAPPNYTTYNNTTAPTNNYTTASNRNTTRQNAITASNNHTTGYNAPTITNNNTIATNNSTTAFPNYTTENNTTAATNNYTTATNNYTTASPNYTTGNNTTAATSNYTTASPNYTTGNNTTAMINNYTTASPNYTTGINTTAATSNYTSASPYFTTGSNTTTATNNYTTVTHNYTTASPNFTTGNNTTAATNNYTTASPNYTSGNNTTAATNINPTASPNYTTVNHTTADTNSYTTAYPNYTTENNTTAATNNYTTASPNYTTVNHTTADTNSYTTAYPNYTTENNTTAASRNYTTASPTYITKNNVTTASQNYTEYNTPIVTNNYTATSANYITNNNVTTTANNFTTENNTTAVTNNSTTTTNNSTTAPPTYMTDYNVTTATTNYTTTSTNYITNNNVTTAANNYTTPSYSNSTGYNIPTVTSNYTTATNNYTATSANYITANNVTAATNRNTTVTNNYTTATNNYTSVSPNYTTVNNVTTVSSNHTMVENTTITVTAASTRTTQQNTTALYKNTTVSTTTTVSWANVTVNNATTYMTSFGNNTTKPTTAPLNNQTTNHTTPSGTHSATTSTNNDTSASTAASGNVTSGVSFNQSTTTSRLSTNSTLTTTDPRVNFTSTAANASATTATTTITTTTMVGPDMNTTTAEVSATSTTTGTTATTTRTTATRSPEASTTSTITTKTTATTVIGTGTSVTTVAGTTLSQEELETLADELLDQTQDVSQLTSTRVADLVWDLEKLIDGPTISQSVGQKVLNIISNLLEGDPAVLSSFANRLIEIVDIVGVKLVVSGAKASGVRASGDRVVLSTESLVLAVMTVDNTNFPATSVDIFDTDNVQLHDHSRSRVKRSDSPALGSVFLPSTLTSGLSPEQQKKASRVQFTFYTKNTLFQDESLENTTLVGPVLGSSVYNLSISNLSEDVQFTIRNIDPVPENYSASCVFWDFSLNGDKGGWSAAGCFVISATEEETVCSCNHLTSFAILLDLPREGILSREHAQILTFITYIGCGISAIFLAFTLLTYLLFDKLLRDIPSKILVQLCMSHLLLNLVFLLDGWLALYPAVGLCISTAFFLHYFLLTTFTWTGLEAVHMYLTIVQVFTPYMSRYMLKFSLMGWGIPLLIVIIIIAVNKDNYGVVTYGRYTDGTSDDFCWLRNDIAFYVGVVAYFLLIFVVCFVVFVVVMVQLHRVKRQNPHNQPANRGLLADVRSVTGLVVLLGLTWGFALFAWGPAYIAFVYLFTIFNSFQGFLIFVFHCAMKETVRRQWRTYLCCGRLRLAENSDWSRTATQNNRNTSLNTGITSAAFSTSRSSSVTTNSSGSVFADSGISVGSNSDVVHNELHRRTLSEESEE
- the adgrg2a gene encoding adhesion G-protein coupled receptor G6 isoform X3, which gives rise to MTNNYTTASPNYKTGNNTNSATNNSTTAFPNYTTENNTTAATSNYTTAPPNYTTYNNTTAPTNNYTTASNRNTTRQNAITASNNHTTGYNAPTITNNNTIATNNSTTAFPNYTTENNTTAATNNYTTATNNYTTGSNTTAVISNYTTDSPNYTTGVNTSAATNNYTTASPNYTTGNNTTAATSNYTTGINTTAATSNYTSASPYFTTGSNTTTATNNYTTVTHNYTTASPNFTTGNNTTAATNNYTTASPNYTSGNNTTAATNINPTASPNYTTVNHTTADTNSYTTAYPNYTTENNTTAATNNYTTASPNYTTVNHTTADTNSYTTAYPNYTTENNTTAASRNYTTASPTYITKNNVTTASQNYTEYNTPIVTNNYTATSANYITNNNVTTTANNFTTENNTTAVTNNSTTTTNNSTTAPPTYMTDYNVTTATTNYTTTSTNYITNNNVTTAANNYTTPSYSNSTGYNIPTVTSNYTTATNNYTATSANYITANNVTAATNRNTTVTNNYTTATNNYTSVSPNYTTVNNVTTVSSNHTMVENTTITVTAASTRTTQQNTTALYKNTTVSTTTTVSWANVTVNNATTYMTSFGNNTTKPTTAPLNNQTTNHTTPSGTHSATTSTNNDTSASTAASGNVTSGVSFNQSTTTSRLSTNSTLTTTDPRVNFTSTAANASATTATTTITTTTMVGPDMNTTTAEVSATSTTTGTTATTTRTTATRSPEASTTSTITTKTTATTVIGTGTSVTTVAGTTLSQEELETLADELLDQTQDVSQLTSTRVADLVWDLEKLIDGPTISQSVGQKVLNIISNLLEGDPAVLSSFANRLIEIVDIVGVKLVVSGAKASGVRASGDRVVLSTESLVLAVMTVDNTNFPATSVDIFDTDNVQLHDHSRSRVKRSDSPALGSVFLPSTLTSGLSPEQQKKASRVQFTFYTKNTLFQDESLENTTLVGPVLGSSVYNLSISNLSEDVQFTIRNIDPVPENYSASCVFWDFSLNGDKGGWSAAGCFVISATEEETVCSCNHLTSFAILLDLPREGILSREHAQILTFITYIGCGISAIFLAFTLLTYLLFDKLLRDIPSKILVQLCMSHLLLNLVFLLDGWLALYPAVGLCISTAFFLHYFLLTTFTWTGLEAVHMYLTIVQVFTPYMSRYMLKFSLMGWGIPLLIVIIIIAVNKDNYGVVTYGRYTDGTSDDFCWLRNDIAFYVGVVAYFLLIFVVCFVVFVVVMVQLHRVKRQNPHNQPANRGLLADVRSVTGLVVLLGLTWGFALFAWGPAYIAFVYLFTIFNSFQGFLIFVFHCAMKETVRRQWRTYLCCGRLRLAENSDWSRTATQNNRNTSLNTGITSAAFSTSRSSSVTTNSSGSVFADSGISVGSNSDVVHNELHRRTLSEESEE